One window of Candidatus Tokpelaia hoelldoblerii genomic DNA carries:
- a CDS encoding Major transporter facilitator protein (bhsal10560): protein MTGTISRKNVAAVVLGNAVEFFDFTVFATFALTIGKAFFPAEDAFSSVLFAVSTFGIGFVARPLGAMLIGSYADRAGRKPAMLLTMLLMANGTGGLVVLPTYETIGILAPVLLVAIRIVQGLAWGGEAGSSIIFMMEAAPENRRGFYTSWQQVAQGMAAIAAGLIGFVLARSLSGQQLDDWGWRVPFALGLIVLPLGLYMRRNLKETFTAREQKKTPTTGALLGEMFHKRRKLVLLGIFLLSGGTITHYFTAYMTTYANTQLHYNMDMAMISTFVVGVCIVIFGLVGGWCSDVFGRKETIIAPRLVLMLLLFPGFYLITSWHNIPMFFAIIILFTALQNISGAGLVILMCESFPQRLRATGFSITYALGIMLFGGTAQMVLTWLLKATQNPASPAWYLLAANIVTCIAAVMLARETAQETDSSSISR from the coding sequence GTGACAGGAACAATTTCCAGAAAAAATGTTGCCGCTGTTGTGCTGGGCAATGCGGTTGAATTTTTTGACTTTACGGTTTTTGCGACATTCGCGCTGACAATCGGCAAGGCTTTTTTTCCGGCGGAAGATGCTTTTTCAAGCGTTTTGTTTGCGGTTTCCACCTTCGGTATCGGCTTTGTCGCCCGTCCGCTCGGGGCCATGCTGATAGGCTCTTATGCCGACAGGGCAGGGCGCAAGCCGGCCATGCTGCTGACCATGCTGCTGATGGCGAACGGCACCGGCGGGCTGGTTGTGCTGCCAACCTATGAGACAATCGGCATTCTGGCGCCGGTTCTGCTGGTTGCCATACGCATTGTGCAGGGGCTTGCCTGGGGGGGGGAGGCTGGGTCATCGATTATTTTCATGATGGAGGCCGCGCCGGAAAACAGACGCGGCTTTTACACCAGCTGGCAGCAGGTGGCGCAGGGCATGGCGGCGATTGCCGCCGGTTTGATCGGCTTTGTGCTGGCGCGCTCCTTAAGCGGACAGCAGCTTGACGACTGGGGCTGGCGGGTGCCTTTTGCGCTGGGGCTGATTGTCCTGCCGCTGGGGCTTTATATGCGCCGCAACCTGAAAGAGACCTTTACTGCCCGGGAACAGAAGAAAACGCCCACAACCGGCGCATTGCTGGGGGAAATGTTCCATAAACGCCGCAAGCTCGTGCTCCTTGGCATATTTCTGCTGTCGGGGGGCACGATTACCCACTATTTCACGGCGTATATGACGACTTATGCCAACACCCAGCTGCATTACAATATGGATATGGCGATGATTTCAACCTTTGTTGTCGGGGTCTGTATTGTTATTTTCGGGCTGGTCGGCGGCTGGTGCAGTGATGTTTTTGGCCGCAAGGAAACAATTATTGCGCCGCGTCTTGTGCTGATGCTGTTGCTGTTCCCGGGCTTTTATCTCATCACAAGCTGGCATAATATCCCCATGTTTTTTGCCATTATCATTCTGTTTACCGCCTTGCAGAATATCAGCGGCGCGGGGCTGGTGATTCTGATGTGCGAAAGTTTTCCGCAACGGCTGCGGGCCACCGGCTTTTCCATCACCTATGCGCTGGGTATCATGCTTTTTGGCGGCACGGCGCAGATGGTGCTGACATGGCTGCTGAAAGCCACGCAAAATCCGGCTTCACCGGCATGGTATCTGCTGGCCGCCAATATTGTAACCTGTATTGCCGCGGTTATGCTCGCCAGAGAGACGGCGCAGGAAACGGATTCTTCGTCTATATCGCGCTGA
- a CDS encoding Nuclease (bhsal10570), translating into MIAFSRDMLVAGVVIVLAGFLAWYGEEQANVAPLPAQVISGYGEILDGDTIRLQGKRIRLVGMDAPETEQYCRKDGQEFACGRLSTAHLARLVNNQPVHCKWLDYDKYNRILGSCFAGAQDLNQTMVFDGWAVSYDDYPKDERFARQQKRGMWQWDFERPHVWRRANLRQVSGEGIK; encoded by the coding sequence ATGATTGCTTTTTCCCGCGATATGCTGGTGGCGGGGGTGGTGATTGTGCTGGCCGGTTTTTTGGCATGGTACGGGGAAGAGCAGGCCAATGTCGCGCCGCTGCCTGCGCAGGTGATCAGCGGCTATGGCGAAATTCTCGACGGTGATACAATCCGGTTGCAGGGAAAACGGATTCGCCTTGTCGGCATGGATGCGCCGGAAACAGAGCAATATTGCCGGAAAGACGGGCAGGAATTTGCCTGCGGGCGTCTGTCAACCGCGCATCTTGCGCGCCTTGTCAACAATCAGCCGGTGCATTGCAAATGGCTTGATTATGATAAATATAATCGTATTCTGGGCAGTTGTTTTGCCGGTGCGCAGGATTTAAACCAGACTATGGTCTTTGATGGCTGGGCGGTGAGTTATGATGACTATCCCAAGGATGAACGTTTTGCCAGGCAGCAGAAGCGCGGGATGTGGCAATGGGATTTTGAGCGTCCGCATGTCTGGCGGCGCGCCAATTTACGCCAGGTATCAGGAGAGGGGATAAAGTGA
- the mobB gene encoding Molybdopterin-guanine dinucleotide biosynthesis protein MobB (bhsal10580), whose protein sequence is MKQRVFGITGWKNSGKTTMTTRLVAELTRRGYRLATVKHAHHDFDIDHENTDSWRHRKAGAGEVAVVSSRRWALIHELAEAAEPDLGDILQKFGPCDLVLVEGYKREGHDKLEVRREQSGKGGRLSAADPHIVAIASDRSEDEGSLPVFHLDDSGAIADFIEKHMGLEDKKR, encoded by the coding sequence ATGAAACAGCGGGTCTTCGGGATAACGGGTTGGAAAAACAGTGGCAAAACCACCATGACGACGCGCCTTGTTGCGGAACTGACGCGGCGCGGTTATCGGCTGGCGACCGTCAAGCACGCCCATCATGATTTTGATATTGACCATGAAAACACCGATTCCTGGCGTCATCGCAAAGCGGGCGCGGGGGAGGTGGCGGTTGTTTCCAGCCGGCGCTGGGCTTTGATTCATGAACTGGCAGAGGCGGCAGAGCCTGATCTTGGCGATATTCTGCAAAAGTTCGGCCCCTGTGATCTGGTGCTGGTGGAGGGCTACAAGCGCGAAGGGCATGACAAGCTTGAGGTGCGCCGTGAGCAAAGCGGCAAAGGCGGGCGTTTAAGCGCGGCTGATCCGCATATTGTCGCTATCGCCAGTGACAGGAGTGAAGATGAAGGGAGTTTACCGGTTTTTCATCTTGATGATAGTGGAGCGATTGCGGATTTTATTGAAAAACATATGGGGCTGGAGGATAAAAAGCGATGA
- the mobA gene encoding Molybdenum cofactor guanylyltransferase (bhsal10590), with translation MRHDNVMKVLGVVLAGGQSSRMGEDKALLRLDGETLLEHAVRRLQGQLASYGRNVVLSAPVRPAYDRAHVPVIADHADFCEAGPLAGIFSAMLYGRDHGFEVLATVAVDTPFFPPDYVARMLDGYMPEQLVPVIAASKNRLHPAFAIWPVGLAEDLYEVLHKPGKKSIQAFAQSRQAKHRPFTSVLFDGDDPFFNINTQDDFARAQEIYQKNREHSL, from the coding sequence ATGCGGCATGATAATGTGATGAAAGTTCTGGGCGTCGTTCTGGCAGGCGGGCAATCCTCCCGCATGGGAGAGGACAAGGCTTTATTGCGTCTGGATGGTGAAACATTGCTGGAACATGCTGTCCGCCGTCTGCAAGGCCAGCTTGCCTCTTATGGGCGCAATGTGGTGTTAAGCGCACCGGTGCGGCCGGCTTATGATCGTGCCCATGTGCCTGTTATTGCTGACCATGCTGATTTTTGTGAGGCGGGGCCTCTGGCGGGAATTTTTTCGGCTATGCTTTACGGGCGTGATCACGGTTTTGAAGTGCTTGCCACAGTGGCCGTGGATACGCCGTTTTTCCCCCCTGATTATGTTGCCCGCATGCTGGACGGTTATATGCCGGAACAGCTTGTGCCGGTTATAGCGGCCTCAAAAAACAGGTTGCATCCGGCTTTTGCCATATGGCCGGTCGGGTTGGCGGAAGATTTATATGAGGTTTTACACAAGCCTGGCAAAAAAAGTATTCAGGCCTTTGCACAATCCCGCCAGGCAAAGCACAGGCCGTTCACTTCTGTATTGTTTGATGGCGATGATCCGTTTTTTAATATAAATACACAGGATGATTTCGCCCGCGCGCAAGAGATTTATCAAAAGAACAGGGAACATAGCTTATGA
- a CDS encoding Putative uracil-DNA glycosylase protein (bhsal10600), translated as MPDTTADTFSLASLDQQIKACRLCREAPRCPPPLPHEPRPVCILSASAHIAIAGQAPGMRVHETGIPFNDPSGNRLRNWLGVDRATFYNPAHFAIVPMGFCFPGYDAKGGDLPPRRECATLWHEAIFNAMPQIRLVLAIGQYAQRWHIAQGRQKNLTETVKNWRDILSRKQPRGYHVLPLPHPSWRNTAWLGKNPWFEEELLPELRQQIHAATS; from the coding sequence ATGCCAGACACAACAGCGGATACATTTTCCCTTGCCTCTCTTGACCAGCAAATCAAAGCGTGCAGACTGTGCCGTGAGGCGCCGCGTTGTCCGCCACCCCTGCCGCATGAACCGCGGCCGGTCTGTATTCTCTCCGCCAGCGCGCACATCGCCATCGCCGGACAAGCGCCGGGAATGCGGGTTCATGAAACCGGCATCCCGTTTAACGACCCTTCCGGCAACCGCCTGCGTAACTGGCTGGGGGTTGACCGTGCGACATTTTATAATCCGGCGCATTTTGCCATTGTCCCCATGGGCTTTTGCTTTCCTGGTTATGACGCCAAAGGCGGCGACCTGCCGCCCCGGCGCGAATGCGCCACATTGTGGCATGAAGCGATTTTCAACGCCATGCCGCAAATCAGGCTGGTTCTGGCCATCGGCCAATATGCCCAGCGCTGGCATATCGCGCAAGGGCGGCAAAAAAATCTGACGGAAACTGTTAAAAACTGGCGTGACATTCTCAGCCGCAAACAGCCGCGCGGCTATCATGTTCTGCCGCTGCCGCATCCATCCTGGCGCAATACGGCATGGCTTGGAAAAAACCCGTGGTTTGAGGAAGAGCTTCTGCCCGAACTGCGGCAACAGATTCATGCCGCCACCTCTTAA
- a CDS encoding ArsR family transcriptional regulator (bhsal10610), giving the protein MDRLDKKILRLLQEDATLAVADIARKVGLSTTPCWRRIQKLEEDGVIKRRVAILNPEQINARVTVFVSIRTGSHNHEWLRRFSEIVRDFPEVVEFYRMSGDVDYLLRVAVPDIAAYDQFYQKLISKIEIRNVSSSFAMEQIKYTTELPLDYIQLEKESSKKD; this is encoded by the coding sequence ATGGACCGGCTGGATAAGAAAATTCTCCGCCTGCTGCAGGAAGATGCGACACTGGCTGTTGCCGATATTGCCAGAAAGGTCGGCCTTTCGACAACACCCTGCTGGCGGCGCATTCAGAAACTCGAAGAAGACGGCGTTATCAAACGGCGCGTTGCCATTCTGAACCCGGAACAGATCAATGCGCGCGTTACGGTTTTTGTTTCAATCCGCACCGGTTCGCACAACCATGAATGGCTGCGCCGGTTTTCAGAAATCGTGCGGGACTTCCCGGAAGTTGTTGAATTTTACCGGATGAGCGGCGATGTGGATTATCTGTTGCGCGTGGCTGTGCCGGATATTGCCGCCTACGATCAGTTTTATCAAAAGCTGATCAGCAAAATTGAAATCCGCAATGTTTCTTCCTCTTTCGCCATGGAACAGATAAAATATACGACTGAACTGCCGCTGGATTATATCCAGCTGGAGAAAGAAAGCAGCAAAAAGGATTAA
- the cobT1 gene encoding Nicotinate-nucleotide-dimethylbenzimidazole phosphoribosyltransferase (bhsal10620) — MKPSSLNPFDDFRALLQTLPAADFIAQTEAGNQQKKLAGIGRTTGRLGDIAVWYAGWRGQPKPLVTRPLVAVFAGNHGVVEENISILPQDATRQMVDNFAAGGAVVNQVCITHDLGLKIYDLALDYPTMDIAKDAAMDERGCAATMAFGMEAIAGGTDLLCLGDMGVGNSTVAAAVALALFGGEVEDWLDTADPYFSRKAEVIRAALALHQDHLQDPFEVLRRLGGREFAAIAGAILAARMEKIPVILDGFVTTAAAAILFKLHPLALEHCIAGHASAEAGQRKLLEKLEKKPLLDLGSQLNGGVGAALAAGLVKAAVLANAQSVPFEQAVAQGATVQ; from the coding sequence ATGAAACCTTCCTCCCTCAATCCTTTTGATGATTTTCGCGCCCTGTTGCAAACTTTGCCAGCGGCAGATTTTATTGCGCAGACCGAAGCAGGCAATCAGCAGAAAAAACTGGCCGGCATTGGCAGGACAACGGGACGCCTGGGGGATATTGCTGTCTGGTATGCCGGTTGGCGCGGGCAGCCGAAGCCGCTTGTCACCCGTCCGCTGGTGGCGGTTTTTGCCGGGAACCATGGCGTGGTGGAAGAAAATATTTCCATCCTGCCGCAGGACGCCACCCGTCAGATGGTTGATAATTTTGCCGCTGGCGGGGCTGTTGTCAATCAGGTCTGCATCACCCATGATCTGGGCCTGAAGATTTATGATCTGGCTCTGGATTATCCGACCATGGATATTGCCAAGGATGCGGCGATGGATGAACGCGGCTGCGCCGCAACCATGGCTTTTGGCATGGAAGCGATTGCCGGCGGCACGGACTTGCTGTGTCTGGGCGATATGGGCGTTGGCAACAGCACGGTTGCAGCGGCCGTAGCGCTGGCGCTGTTTGGCGGCGAGGTTGAGGACTGGCTTGATACGGCTGATCCGTATTTTTCGCGCAAGGCAGAGGTCATCCGCGCCGCCCTTGCCTTGCATCAGGACCATTTGCAGGATCCGTTTGAGGTGCTGCGGCGTTTGGGCGGGCGTGAATTCGCTGCCATTGCCGGGGCCATTCTGGCCGCCAGAATGGAGAAAATACCGGTCATTCTGGACGGGTTTGTCACCACGGCGGCAGCGGCGATATTGTTTAAACTGCACCCGCTGGCTTTGGAGCATTGCATTGCCGGTCATGCCTCTGCCGAGGCAGGGCAGCGTAAGTTGTTAGAGAAACTGGAGAAAAAGCCGCTGCTGGATTTAGGGTCGCAATTGAACGGCGGTGTCGGGGCAGCCCTTGCTGCGGGCCTTGTTAAGGCGGCTGTGCTGGCCAATGCGCAGAGCGTGCCATTTGAACAGGCGGTGGCACAGGGCGCGACAGTGCAATAA
- the aat gene encoding Leucyl/phenylalanyl-tRNA--protein transferase (bhsal10630) → MPDPYRIDPVLLLEAYAIGLFPMGEKAEDPEVFWVRPHKRGILPLDKFHLPRSLAKTMRRGIFDIRYNSDCAAVIDGCAQAREIRPHTWINQPIREVYTALFEMGYCHTVEAWHEGRLAGGLYGIALGRAFFGESMFSLVRDASKVCLAALVTRLQEQGFVLLDTQFITDHLQRFGAIEVERAEYEKLLAAALKGTAHFMPPTD, encoded by the coding sequence ATGCCTGATCCCTATCGCATAGACCCCGTCCTTTTGCTGGAAGCCTATGCGATAGGGCTTTTTCCCATGGGGGAAAAGGCGGAAGACCCGGAGGTGTTCTGGGTAAGGCCGCACAAGCGGGGGATTTTGCCGCTTGATAAATTTCATTTGCCGCGCTCTCTGGCTAAAACCATGAGGCGCGGCATTTTTGATATCCGCTATAATAGTGATTGTGCTGCGGTGATTGACGGTTGCGCGCAGGCGCGGGAAATCCGTCCGCACACATGGATCAACCAGCCCATTCGTGAAGTTTATACGGCATTGTTTGAAATGGGATATTGCCATACGGTTGAGGCATGGCATGAGGGGCGATTGGCCGGCGGGTTGTATGGTATTGCCTTGGGGCGGGCTTTTTTTGGCGAAAGTATGTTCTCACTCGTGCGGGATGCTTCCAAAGTGTGCCTTGCCGCGCTTGTTACCCGCTTGCAGGAGCAGGGATTTGTGCTGCTTGATACGCAGTTTATCACCGATCATCTGCAACGTTTCGGCGCGATTGAGGTGGAGCGGGCAGAGTATGAAAAACTGCTGGCGGCGGCTTTGAAGGGAACGGCGCATTTTATGCCGCCAACAGATTGA
- the accC gene encoding Acetyl-CoA carboxylase, biotin carboxylase AccC (bhsal10640): protein MIEKVLIANRGEIALRVLRACKELGIKTVAVHSTADADAMHVLLADESVCIGPPPARDSYLNISQIVAACEITGADAIHPGYGFLSENAKFAEILEAHNITFIGPTAAHIRTMGDKIEAKKTAKALGIPVVPGSKGAVTEDAEAVKIAHEIGFPVIIKASAGGGGRGMKIARTAEELPIALSTARSEAGAAFGDDAVYIEKYLEKPRHIEVQVLGDGAGNAIHLGERDCSLQRRHQKVWEEASSPALDDKARDKIGTIVANACAKLGYRGAGTIEFLYEDGEFYFIEMNTRLQVEHPITEAITGIDLVHEQLRIASGEGLSVRQEDVRFSGHAIECRINAEDPVNFTPSPGLITHFHTPGGLGIRVDSGVYSGYRIPPYYDSLIGKLIVHGRTRQECMMRLRRALDEFVVDGVRTTLPLFQRLIENEDIIEGNYNIHWLENFLAQVPKKEA, encoded by the coding sequence ATGATTGAAAAAGTTCTGATTGCCAACCGGGGCGAAATTGCGCTTCGTGTTTTGCGCGCCTGTAAAGAGCTCGGCATAAAAACTGTTGCCGTGCATTCCACGGCGGACGCTGATGCCATGCATGTTTTGCTTGCGGATGAAAGCGTCTGTATCGGCCCGCCGCCGGCCCGTGACAGTTATCTGAATATCTCGCAGATTGTTGCGGCCTGTGAAATCACCGGCGCTGATGCTATCCACCCGGGTTACGGCTTCCTGTCGGAAAATGCCAAGTTTGCCGAAATTCTGGAAGCGCATAATATCACTTTTATCGGCCCCACCGCGGCGCATATCCGTACGATGGGTGACAAGATTGAAGCGAAAAAGACCGCCAAAGCCTTGGGAATCCCTGTTGTGCCGGGCTCAAAAGGGGCAGTTACGGAGGATGCCGAGGCGGTGAAAATCGCCCATGAAATCGGCTTTCCGGTTATCATCAAGGCTTCAGCCGGTGGCGGCGGGCGCGGGATGAAGATTGCCCGCACGGCGGAAGAACTGCCGATCGCCCTGTCAACAGCGCGCTCTGAAGCCGGCGCCGCTTTTGGTGATGATGCGGTTTATATTGAGAAATATCTTGAAAAGCCCCGCCATATTGAAGTGCAGGTGCTGGGCGATGGCGCCGGTAATGCCATCCATCTTGGTGAACGTGACTGCTCGTTGCAGCGCCGCCACCAGAAGGTGTGGGAAGAGGCAAGCTCTCCGGCGCTGGATGACAAGGCGCGTGACAAAATCGGCACGATTGTCGCCAACGCCTGTGCTAAACTCGGTTATCGCGGCGCGGGGACGATTGAGTTTCTTTATGAAGACGGCGAGTTTTATTTTATTGAAATGAACACCCGCCTGCAGGTTGAACATCCGATAACGGAAGCGATTACCGGTATTGACCTTGTGCATGAGCAGCTTCGTATCGCTTCCGGCGAAGGGTTGTCGGTGCGTCAGGAAGATGTGAGGTTTTCCGGCCATGCTATTGAATGCCGTATCAATGCGGAGGATCCGGTCAATTTCACGCCGTCGCCCGGGCTTATCACCCATTTCCATACGCCGGGCGGCCTTGGCATCCGCGTTGATTCGGGTGTTTATTCCGGCTACCGCATTCCGCCTTATTATGACAGCCTGATCGGCAAGCTGATTGTTCATGGCCGTACAAGGCAGGAATGTATGATGCGCCTGCGCCGTGCTCTTGATGAGTTTGTTGTTGATGGCGTGCGCACCACGCTGCCGTTGTTCCAGCGTCTGATTGAAAACGAGGATATTATCGAAGGCAATTATAATATCCACTGGCTGGAAAATTTTCTCGCTCAGGTGCCGAAAAAAGAGGCGTAA
- the accB gene encoding Acetyl-CoA carboxylase, biotin carboxyl carrier protein AccB (bhsal10650): protein MTTKNAGKSASINTKLIRDLAEILNETSLSDIEVEQNDLRIRVSRNNGPSAPVQAVYAPQPAAAPVAAGTPSAKEELNKNAVTSPMVGTAYLAPAPGARAFVEIGQRVSEGQTLLIVEAMKTMNQIPSPRSGVVKAILVEDAQPVEFGEPLVVVE, encoded by the coding sequence ATGACAACGAAAAATGCGGGAAAAAGCGCGTCGATCAATACAAAGCTTATCCGTGATCTGGCAGAAATTCTGAATGAAACCAGCCTGTCTGATATTGAAGTTGAGCAAAATGATCTGCGTATTCGTGTTTCGCGCAATAATGGCCCATCTGCACCTGTTCAGGCGGTCTATGCGCCGCAACCGGCTGCTGCGCCTGTTGCTGCCGGCACTCCTTCCGCCAAGGAAGAGCTGAATAAAAATGCCGTGACATCGCCTATGGTCGGCACGGCCTATCTTGCGCCTGCTCCGGGCGCGCGCGCCTTTGTCGAGATTGGCCAGCGGGTCAGCGAAGGGCAGACCTTGCTTATTGTCGAGGCGATGAAAACCATGAACCAGATTCCCTCACCGCGTTCCGGCGTTGTCAAGGCCATTCTGGTTGAGGATGCGCAGCCGGTTGAATTCGGCGAGCCGCTGGTTGTTGTTGAGTAA
- a CDS encoding Membrane protein (bhsal10660) — MAIFSWPVLKKCTQLACCAGAMVFLAAAPVLAQNAGVEQLKKELLSDTGFLKQLSQKVVRDYLIENPEILLEAQNVLETRMEAQARADQVKAIKEESAKIFHAPDDAVFGNPRGDVTIVEFYDYNCGYCKKSFPTMQALIKKDPNLRFVMKDFPILGQDSVDAHRVARAFQVVMPDKYRQFHEAMMLRPGRANAASAIDVALSLGADKDKMNRALADESLLQPFVTNGEVAYKLRINATPAYIIGHQVVSGAVGTDALVKIIEQERKRGQ; from the coding sequence ATGGCAATTTTTTCTTGGCCGGTTTTGAAAAAATGCACGCAGCTTGCTTGTTGTGCGGGTGCAATGGTTTTTTTAGCTGCCGCGCCCGTTCTGGCGCAGAATGCTGGCGTTGAACAGTTGAAAAAGGAGCTTTTGTCGGATACAGGCTTTTTAAAGCAGCTTTCGCAAAAGGTTGTGCGCGATTATCTGATAGAAAATCCTGAAATTTTGCTGGAAGCGCAGAATGTGCTGGAAACCCGCATGGAAGCACAGGCGCGGGCTGACCAGGTCAAGGCTATCAAGGAAGAGAGCGCGAAAATTTTTCATGCGCCGGATGATGCCGTATTCGGCAATCCCAGGGGGGATGTGACAATTGTCGAATTTTATGATTACAATTGCGGTTATTGTAAAAAATCCTTTCCGACAATGCAGGCGCTGATAAAAAAGGATCCGAACCTGCGTTTTGTCATGAAGGACTTTCCTATTCTGGGGCAGGATTCGGTGGATGCGCACAGGGTGGCGCGGGCGTTTCAGGTTGTCATGCCGGATAAATACCGGCAGTTTCATGAAGCGATGATGCTGCGCCCGGGGCGCGCCAATGCGGCAAGCGCGATAGACGTCGCCTTGTCACTGGGCGCGGATAAAGATAAGATGAACAGGGCGTTGGCGGATGAAAGCCTGCTTCAGCCTTTTGTCACCAATGGTGAAGTCGCCTATAAGCTCAGGATCAATGCGACCCCGGCTTATATTATCGGTCATCAGGTTGTATCTGGTGCCGTTGGAACAGATGCTCTTGTGAAAATTATTGAACAAGAGCGTAAACGAGGACAATAA
- a CDS encoding Peptidase (bhsal10670), with translation MIKQLCRAGKAEVAVLYRSVLLRIFFIALLAFQPLLPVSAQAQGRRIPLIRDAEIEALVADYARPVLKAAKLRTNIEVILVNDRSFNAFVDGQRIFVNIGALMQAETPNEIIGVIAHEVGHLAGGHQQRMREQLKKAQTLSVIGMLVGIGAAATGAASGNGDAGAAGSGIVAGSSELAMRSLLHYQRSEETAADRSAIVYLDRTGQSAKGMLTTFERFSNALSFSGTRVDPYRVSHPLPRDRIATLEALAKKSPHFNKKDPAGLQRRHDMVRAKIVANYGNLGGLRRMFAADPRGLPARYGEAILAAESGSPQIALGKVRALVSEQPQNPYFQELLGDTLIRANDPTAAAAAYKKAAAFDKRNSSILRISYGRALLLSGGRNNAAQAVNEIKSGLRHEPEFAAGYRILAMAYGQLGKTGPADLAMADMHYYSGAYGQARVFAVRAQKNLARNSADWLRAQDILNVTEKGGRRR, from the coding sequence ATGATAAAACAGCTTTGCAGAGCCGGAAAAGCCGAAGTTGCCGTGCTTTATCGTTCGGTTCTCTTGCGCATCTTCTTTATTGCGCTTTTGGCGTTTCAGCCGTTGTTACCGGTTTCCGCGCAGGCGCAGGGGCGCAGAATTCCGCTGATTCGTGATGCGGAAATTGAAGCCCTTGTTGCTGATTATGCCCGCCCTGTCCTGAAAGCGGCAAAGTTACGGACAAATATTGAGGTTATTCTGGTTAATGACCGCAGTTTTAACGCTTTTGTTGACGGCCAGCGTATTTTTGTCAATATTGGCGCCTTGATGCAGGCGGAAACGCCCAATGAGATTATCGGTGTTATTGCTCATGAAGTCGGGCATCTGGCTGGCGGGCACCAGCAGCGTATGCGTGAGCAGCTGAAAAAAGCCCAGACCCTTTCTGTCATCGGTATGCTGGTCGGCATCGGGGCGGCGGCGACCGGCGCCGCCAGCGGCAATGGTGATGCGGGTGCGGCCGGCAGCGGTATTGTTGCCGGCAGTTCCGAGTTGGCCATGCGCTCGCTGCTGCATTATCAGCGCAGTGAAGAGACCGCTGCCGACCGTTCGGCTATTGTTTATCTCGACCGTACCGGGCAGTCTGCCAAGGGCATGTTGACAACGTTTGAACGTTTTTCCAACGCACTTTCGTTTTCCGGCACACGGGTTGACCCTTATCGTGTCAGCCATCCGTTGCCGCGCGACCGCATCGCCACACTGGAGGCGCTGGCTAAAAAAAGCCCGCATTTCAATAAAAAAGACCCCGCCGGGCTGCAGCGCCGTCATGATATGGTGCGGGCGAAAATTGTCGCCAATTATGGCAATCTCGGCGGTTTGCGGCGGATGTTTGCTGCTGATCCGCGCGGGCTTCCCGCCCGTTATGGCGAGGCGATTCTGGCCGCTGAGAGCGGCTCGCCGCAAATCGCCCTTGGCAAGGTCCGGGCGCTGGTCAGTGAGCAGCCGCAAAACCCGTATTTTCAGGAATTGCTGGGGGATACCCTGATTCGGGCCAATGATCCGACGGCAGCCGCTGCCGCGTATAAAAAGGCTGCGGCATTTGACAAGCGCAATTCCAGCATTTTGCGTATCAGTTACGGGCGGGCCTTGCTGTTAAGCGGGGGCAGGAACAATGCTGCCCAGGCGGTCAACGAGATTAAAAGCGGCTTGCGCCATGAGCCGGAGTTTGCCGCCGGTTATCGTATTCTGGCCATGGCCTACGGGCAACTGGGCAAAACAGGCCCGGCTGATCTTGCCATGGCGGATATGCACTATTACAGTGGCGCCTATGGGCAGGCGCGGGTTTTTGCTGTACGGGCCCAGAAAAATCTGGCAAGGAATTCAGCCGACTGGCTGCGGGCGCAGGATATTCTGAATGTGACTGAAAAAGGCGGGAGACGGCGTTAA